The Opitutales bacterium ASA1 genome window below encodes:
- a CDS encoding Hsp20/alpha crystallin family protein, whose product MRIVRYQYPNTLAHRRFAASPWAGFEDEINRAMDSAFSSFFGDAGLVGSAAVHPRADLFEDKDHLHFRAELPGMKREDIHVELGDGVLTLSGSRQVYGSDGKEQRKAEFSRSVSIPTRVQEDKIVARYEDGVLTVSLPKAEEVKPRKIAVQVK is encoded by the coding sequence ATGAGAATCGTGCGCTACCAATATCCCAACACCCTTGCTCACCGTCGTTTCGCCGCCAGCCCATGGGCGGGCTTCGAAGACGAGATCAACCGGGCGATGGACTCGGCGTTTTCGAGCTTCTTCGGCGACGCCGGCCTCGTCGGCTCGGCCGCGGTTCACCCGCGGGCGGATCTGTTCGAAGACAAGGATCACCTCCACTTCCGCGCGGAACTTCCAGGCATGAAGCGCGAGGACATCCACGTGGAGCTCGGTGACGGCGTGCTCACGCTTTCGGGTAGCCGCCAAGTCTACGGCTCCGACGGCAAGGAGCAGCGCAAGGCGGAATTCTCGCGCAGCGTGTCGATCCCGACCCGCGTGCAGGAGGACAAGATCGTCGCCCGTTACGAGGACGGCGTGCTCACCGTCAGCCTGCCCAAGGCCGAGGAAGTGAAGCCGCGCAAGATCGCCGTGCAGGTGAAGTGA